A stretch of the Takifugu flavidus isolate HTHZ2018 chromosome 1, ASM371156v2, whole genome shotgun sequence genome encodes the following:
- the itgb4 gene encoding integrin beta-4 isoform X3, whose translation MERWKCHLSVGLGLLAILLSLCHAEENYCFSSRAKSCSKCLQAGKGCAYCSEETFNGPRCDLQENILAHGCSAAAMITAQSSMKEEKREQINMQLLKSQVSPQLMSMSFLPGEEKMVDVEVFAPTKGPLDLYILMDFSNSMSDDLDNLKRMGKELASLVEQLSDDYTIGFGKFVDKVIEPQTDMRPAKLAKPWANSDPPFSFQNVINLTSNLEFFNTKLKNETISGNLDAPEGGFDAILQAAVCGDRIGWRSNSTHLLVFSTESAFHYETDGANVLSGIVKRNDEGCHLDPAGKYTQDIYQDYPSIPTLVRLLGKHNIIPIFAVTNHSYTYYQKLKEYFPIAEVGLLQEDSSNILQVMETAFGSIRSKMSIRAEDRPKAFEAQFFSSSKKLSKYGDFDFKPGEIGKFKMRLKAQRMIDDGPVCQTEQNEREGTIRVKPTTFNDAVNVKASVLCPTCECEKTVVRNATRCHGQGDLVCGKCQCHDGWLSTFCNCSASASALVTGQCIGPGMTEPCSGRGDCMECGTCVCYNPEQFEGPYCEYDKTQCQRYGGFLCNDRGSCVMGKCTCTEGWEGNACECPKSNQTCLDSKGGVCNGRGKCLCGRCACPSSGIEMTSTCEPNFQAQLGACEATRSCVQCQAWKTGEKKDKKDCDTCPFTVVMVDELKKSDQVLDSCSFRDEDDDCTYHYTVENPKDKDLEVQVLKKRDCPPASLLWLLPLLLFLLLLLALLLLCCWKYCACCKTCWQSCLALLPCCRRGRMVGWKEDEYLFRQSLLTSDHLDTPMVRTGPPKGTDVVRWRVTDNVHRGPNHPQAIVKPNPKEMIPFPLSLRLDKLFFDNLAHPESKDAEQLRSEVADNLNELYKQIPSAQKVQKTAFRMQRNAGKRQDYTIVDTVLSAPRSSFPDIVKLTEKNVQSGRMHNLKVVPGYYTVETDREAMGAIEFQEGVESLDVHVPLFVKEEDDDKKKLQLEAVDVPLGIADIAKRFVNITIIKDHASSIFSFLQPAYTYSRQDGLVNIPVSREIIEDGRTQVTYRTRDLTARDKLDYVTVEGDLNYGPGETQKTVPVRLLELGEKDGLMEDKQIKQFVMDLSNPRVGAKLGRYPRTTITIADEPEPSVIMFQKSTQNFTTSAPTFTIPVARSRNQDSPATIKWRTKKAQRFDLSGTLKFSPGETEKNILIDPKTLPGQIQPETFQLELFDPSNNASIGERKTTIVNIIDGGPEISQKQQKGYISPKASLPGGFLSAPSNPKAKATGPRSIHLNWDPPPGNPMGYKVKYWIYGDPEKDAQVLDVKSPRADLTNLYPFCDYEMRVCAYNTKGDGYETDIVTCQTLEDVPGEPGRLAFNVISPTVTQLSWAEPAETNGNITAYEVIYTPIDDELSPVGPPKKVQIDNPKKRMLLIENLQNAQTYQYKVRAKNSVGWGPFRDASINLASQPNRPLSIPIIPDIPIVDAEAGDEYDSYLMYSNEVLKSPTGSKTPSVSGDDFFMNGKWEQSLLSPGGSGIRNLSASSSPMSTLSSNYRGAGGSFNTETTTTYLSGPGSSQRTNMSGGLHTSEVTMRKRSENRVYTDENIRDSIVMGELSSKFPDFGGFSYSRMQSSPQSPHSYSLLQGSRERTQSSDVNEALFNLDRVLHDARLSPGVPDTPSRLVFSALGPTALKVSWQEPHCERDILGYCIIYQLLNGGEVKRINVTNPAENSVIIQDLLPNHSYLFKVKAQSQEGWGPEREGVITIESAVDPRSPLSPMPGSPFTLSTPSAPGPLVFTALSPDSLQLSWEKPRKPNGDILGYVVTCEQLHGGGDVRTFQVNGDSTEMSLTVPDLVENVPYKFKVQARTTQGFGPEREGIITIESQDGSALSQYNNQSMVRRDVFHMPTEVSTRTNVSHTVVNDPFFSEGMMMTTQHMETSGTVTRQITKEVVQRSVMGGTTITNKMFYET comes from the exons ATGGAGAGATGGAAATGTCATCTCTCTGTAGGGCTTGGGCTTCTTGCCATCCTTTTGAGCTTGTGTCATGCTGAAG AGAACTACTGCTTCAGTTCCAGGGCCAAATCCTGCTCAAAGTGCCTGCAAGCTGGAAAAGGCTGTGCATACTGCTCTGAAGAG ACCTTCAATGGCCCTCGTTGTGACCTGCAAGAGAATATACTTGCTCATGGCTGCAGTGCTGCGGCTATGATCACGGCTCAGAGCAgcatgaaagaagagaaa AGGGAGCAAATCAACATGCAGCTTCTGAAGTCTCAAGTCTCCCCACAGCTGATGAGCATGAGTTTTCTGCCTGGAGAGGAGAAGATGGTGGATGTAGAGGTGTTTGCTCCAACCAAAGGTCCCCTTGATCTTTATATTCTTATGGACTTCTCCAATTCCATGTCAGATGATTTGGACAACTTGAAGAGAATGGGCAAAGAACTGG CTTCATTAGTGGAGCAGCTGTCAGATGACTACACCATTGGCTTTGGAAAGTTTGTTGACAAAGTTATTGAGCCTCAGACAGACATGAGACCTGCAAA GCTTGCTAAACCATGGGCAAACAGTGACCCtccattttctttccaaaatgTCATCAATCTGACAAGTAACTTGGAATTCTTCAACACCAAGCtcaaaaatgaaacaatatcTGGCAATCTGGATGCTCCTGAAGGAGGTTTTGATGCTATATTGCAAGCTGCAGTTTGTGGA GATAGGATTGGTTGGCGCAGTAACAGCACGCATCTACTCGTTTTCTCCACCGAGTCAGCCTTCCATTACGAAACTGACGGTGCTAACGTGCTATCGGGCATCGTAAAACGCAATGACGAGGGCTGCCACTTGGATCCAGCCGGGAAATACACACAAGACATATATCAGGATTACCCATCCATACCCACACTGGTCCGTTTACTGGGCAAACATAACATAATTCCCATCTTTGCTGTCACCAACCATTCTTATACATACTACCAG AAACTCAAAGAGTATTTCCCCATTGCTGAGGTTGGTCTGCTGCAAGAAGATTCATCTAATATACTGCAAGTTATGGAAACTGCCTTTGGG AGTATCCGGTCTAAGATGAGCATCCGTGCTGAGGACAGACCCAAAGCTTTTGAAGCacagtttttttcttccagtaAAAAACTTTCCAAATATGGAGATTTTGATTTCAAACCTGGAGAAATA GGAAAGTTCAAAATGAGACTCAAAGCTCAGAGAATGATCGACGATGGGCCTGTCTGTCAGACTGAACAGAATGAAAGAGAGGGAACAATAAGAGTCAAACCAACAACTTTCAATGATGCTGTCAATGTTAAAGCTTCAGTTTTGTGTCCAACATGCGAGTGTGAGAAG ACAGTTGTCCGAAATGCTACCAGGTGTCATGGCCAAGGTGACCTTGTATGTGGGAAGTGTCAGTGCCACGATGGCTG GCTAAGTACATTCTGTAACTGCTCAGCTAGTGCTTCGGCTCTGGTCACAGGCCAGTGTATAGGCCCAGGCATGACAGAGCCTTGTTCAGGCCGTGGAGACTGCATGGAATGTGGAACCTGTGTATGCTACAACCCAGAACAGTTTGAAGGACCCTACTGTGAATATGACAAGACCCAGTGTCAGAGATATGGAGGTTTCCTTTGCAATG ATCGCGGCTCTTGTGTTATGGGTAAGTGTACGTGCACAGAGGGATGGGAGGGAAATGCCTGCGAATGTCCTAAGAGCAACCAAACCTGTCTGGACAGCAAAGGC GGTGTTTGCAATGGCCGAGGTAAATGTTTATGTGGCCGCTGTGCATGTCCATCCTCTGGTATTGAGATGACCTCAACCTGTGAGCCAAatttccag GCTCAGTTGGGTGCATGTGAGGCTACAAGAAGTTGTGTCCAGTGCCAGGCCTGGAAGACcggagagaagaaagacaagaaagatTGTGACACGTGCCCCTTCACAGTTGTCATGGTTGATGAACTTAAAAAAT CGGACCAGGTGCTTGATTCCTGCAGCTTCCGTGATGAGGATGACGACTGTACATACCACTACACAGTTGAAAACCCTAAAGATAAAGACTTGGAGGTCCAGGTGCTCAAAAAAAGGG ACTGTCCCCCTGCCAGCCTCCTGTGGTTGCTCCCTCTCCTGTTATTCCTCTTGTTACTGCTGGCTCTTCtcttgctctgctgctggaaataCTGTGCCTGCTGCAAAACCTGTTGGCAG AGTTGTCTTGCTCTACTTCCGTGCTGTAGGAGAG GACGGATGGTCGGCTGGAAGGAAGACGAGTATCTCTTCCGTCAGTCTTTGCTCACCTCAGATCATCTGGACACACCGATGGTGAGAACTGGCCCCCCGAAAGGAACTGATGTCGTTCGTTGGAGGGTCACCGATAACGTACATCGAGGACCCAATCACCCCCAGGCTATAGTAAAGCCCAACCCTAAAGAGATGA TCCCCTTCCCACTTTCCCTCCGGCTGGACAAGCTGTTTTTTGACAACTTAGCACACCCAGAATCCAAAGACGCTGAACAGCTCCGCTCTGAAGTGGCTGATAAT CTCAATGAATTATACAAGCAGATTCCTTCCGCCCAGAAGGTACAGAAGACTGCCTTCAG AATGCAGAGAAATGCTGGAAAAAG GCAGGACTACACAATTGTAGATACAGTCTTGTCTGCTCCTCGTAGTAGCTTCCCTGATATTGTCAAACTCACTGAGAAGAATGTCCAGTCTGGGCGCATGCATAATCTCAAAGTGGTTCCTGGCTACTACACCGTGGAAACTGACAGAG AGGCTATGGGAGCCATAGAGTTCCAAGAAGGTGTGGAGTCACTAGATGTCCATGTACCGCTTTTTGttaaagaagaagatgatgacaaGAAAAAGCTACAGCTGGAGGCAGTGGATGTGCCCCTGGGAATTGCTGATATCGCAAAACGCTTTGTCAACATTACTATCATCAAAGATCATG ccAGCAGCATTTTCTCATTCCTTCAGCCGGCCTACACCTACAGCAGACAGGATGGTTTGGTCAACATACCAGTAAGCAGAGAAATTATCGAAGACGGACGTACTCAGGTGACTTACCGCACACGGGACCTCACAGCCAGGGATAAATTG GACTATGTGACAGTGGAAGGGGACTTAAACTATGGTCCTGGTGAGACCCAGAAAACTGTGCCTGTTCGTCTGCTTGAACTAGGTGAGAAGGATGGCCTGATGGAAGACAAGCAAATCAAACAGTTTGTCATGGATCTCAGTAACCCACGAGTCGGTGCCAAACTGGGACGTTACCCAAGAACCACTATCACCATCGCAGATGAACCGG AGCCCAGTGTGATTATGTTCCAAAAGAGTACCCAGAATTTCACTACATCTGCCCCGACCTTCACCATACCTGTGGCCCGCAGTCGTAACCAGGACAGCCCAGCTACAATAAAGTGGCGCACCAAAAAGGCCCAGCGCTTTGACCTTTCTGGTACACTAAAGTTTAGCCCTGGAGAAACTGAGAAAAACATTCTGATTGATCCAAAGACCCTCCCTGGGCAAATCCAACCAGAAACCTTCCAACTAGAGCTATTTGACCCAAGCAACAATGCTTCCATTGGAGAGAGGAAAACCACCATTGTCAATATCATCGATGGAG GTCCAGAGATTTCCCAAAAGCAACAGAAGGGCTACATAAGCCCAAAAGCTAGTTTACCTGGTGGTTTTCTCTCTGCACCTTCGAACCCTAAAGCCAAAGCCACTGGACCCAGGAGCATCCACCTAAACTGGGACCCACCACCTGGTAATCCGATGGGGTACAAG GTCAAGTATTGGATCTATGGTGACCCAGAGAAAGATGCTCAAGTGTTAGATGTGAAGAGTCCTCGTGCTGACTTAACAAACCTGTACCCTTTTTGTGATTATGAAATGCGAGTGTGTGCCTACAACACAAAGGGTGATGGCTATGAAACAGACATTGTTACCTGTCAGACACTGGAAGATG TACCTGGTGAACCTGGACGTCTGGCCTTCAATGTCATAAGCCCAACTGTCACTCAGCTGAGTTGGGCGGAGCCTGCAGAAACCAATGGAAACATAACAGCATATGAGGTCATATATACACCCATTGATGATGAGCTGA GCCCCGTGGGTCCTCCAAAGAAAGTACAGATTGACAATCCCAAGAAGAGAATGCTATTAATTGAGAACCTTCAGAATGCCCAGACTTACCAGTACAAGGTCCGAGCCAAGAACAGTGTGGGTTGGGGCCCCTTCAGAGATGCTAGCATTAACCTGGCATCACAGCCTAATAGACCGCTGTCCA TACCCATCATCCCAGATATTCCtattgtggatgcagaggctgGAGATGAGTATGACAGCTACTTGATGTACAGCAATGAAGTGCTGAAGTCCCCAACTGGCTCCAAGACTCCCAGTGTCTCTGGTGATG ATTTCTTCATGAATGGGAAGTGGGAACAGAGCCTCCTTTCGCCGGGGGGATCGGGTATCCGCAACCTTTCAGCATCATCCTCTCCCATGTCTACGCTGAGCTCAAACTACAGAGGGGCTGGTGGATCTTTTAACACAGAAACAACCACCACTTACTTGTCTGGACCAG GAAGCTCTCAACGAACCAACATGAGTGGAGGACTTCACACATCAGAGGTGACCATGAGGAAACGCTCAGAGAACAGAGTTTACACAGATGAAAACATTCGGGACTCTATCGTCATGGGAGAATTGTCAAGCAAGTTCCCAGATTTTG GTGGGTTCAGCTACAGTAGGATGCAGAGCAGTCCTCAGAGCCCCCACAGCTACAGTCTGCTTCAGGGTTCAAGGGAAAGGACCCAGTCTTCAGACGTCAATGAAGCCCTTTTTAATCTGGATAGGGTGCTCCATG ATGCACGTCTTTCCCCGGGCGTTCCTGACACCCCAAGCAGGTTGGTGTTTTCTGCTTTGGGTCCGACCGCCCTGAAGGTGAGTTGGCAGGAACCCCACTGTGAAAGAGACATCCTGGGCTACTGCATTATATATCAGCTACTTAACGGAG GTGAGGTGAAGCGCATTAATGTGACAAACCCAGCAGAGAACTCGGTGATCATCCAAGACCTGCTGCCCAACCATTCTTACCTGTTTAAGGTAAAGGCTCAAAGTCAGGAGGGTTGGGgtccagagagagagggcgtCATCACCATCGAGTCTGCTGTCGACCCCAGGAGTCCACTGTCCCCCATGCCAG GTTCCCCATTCACACTAAGTACCCCCAGTGCTCCGGGACCCCTGGTCTTCACCGCTTTAAGCCCAGATTCCTTGCAGCTCAGCTGGGAGAAACCTCGTAAACCAAATGGAGACATCCTTGGCTATGTTGTCACCTGCGAACAGCTGCATGGTGGTG GAGATGTTCGGACATTCCAGGTGAATGGCGACAGTACAGAGATGAGTCTGACCGTCCCAGACCTGGTTGAGAATGTCCCCTACAAGTTTAAGGTCCAGGCTAGAACTACACAGGGCTTCGgtccagagagggaggggatcATTACAATTGAGTCTCAGGATGGAA GCGCTTTGTCTCAGTACAATAATCAATCAATGGTGAGACGAGATGTTTTCCACATGCCAACAGAGGTCAGCACACGAACTAATGTGTCTCACACCGTAGTCAATGATCCCTTCTTCTCAG AAGGGATGATGATGACCACACAGCACATGGAGACAAGCGGCACGGTCACCCGTCAGATCACCAAGGAAGTGGTTCAGAGAAGCGTCATGGGAGgaaccaccatcaccaacaaGATGTTTTATGAAACTTAA